In Phoenix dactylifera cultivar Barhee BC4 unplaced genomic scaffold, palm_55x_up_171113_PBpolish2nd_filt_p 000438F, whole genome shotgun sequence, the following proteins share a genomic window:
- the LOC103721613 gene encoding LOW QUALITY PROTEIN: uncharacterized protein LOC103721613 (The sequence of the model RefSeq protein was modified relative to this genomic sequence to represent the inferred CDS: inserted 1 base in 1 codon), which yields MPITRRLRFAIPLLAFFFISTSADELSVVSHPGKLKLPPGRPVEGSPGSRLGSVMTCNRVHIHGVSRLRHPTKFAHSLKVRLSVTQRDALFRIQTIELCFHQNASIGLGMCPPGEWQKLSKNLWVQSMSPYGYKILDIRMLPDPSRTIEISTEEEFLFHRLVFLVLGMIMMMMARFLSESVVFYYGGAMTLGIIVVILMLLFQGMRLLPTGRKSSLAIFMYSSVVGLGAFLLRYLSGLLRTILVEIGISEDMHNPLGILLFVCLVLAGAWFGYWGVRKLVLTEDGLVDSGVAYXVEWAIYILSAVMILQSSLDILFAAEVLGFAIIVFSNNEDTWEGKISTSIVQADDQEH from the exons ATGCCGATCACCCGCCGCCTCCGCTTCGCGATCCCCCTTCTTGCCTTCTTCTTCATTTCGACCTCCGCCGACGAGCTCTCTG TCGTTTCCCATCCTGGCAAGCTTAAACTCCCCCCCGGCCGGCCGGTGGAGGGCTCCCCCGGCTCCCGTCTCGGCTCCGTCATGACCTGCAACCGGGTCCACATCCACGGCGTCTCGAGGCTCCGCCATCCAACCAAGTTCGCCCATTCGCTCAAGGTCCGGCTCTCCGTCACCCAGCGCGACGCCCTCTTCCGAATCCAGACCATCGAGCTCTGCTTCCATCA GAATGCGTCAATTGGGTTAGGGATGTGCCCTCCTGGTGAGTGGCAGAAGCTTTCCAAGAATTTATGGGTTCAATCCATGTCGCCGTACGGATACAAGATTTTGGACATACGGATGCTGCCGGATCCATCAAGGACAATCGAGATATCCACTGAAGAAG AGTTCTTGTTTCATCGACTAGTGTTTTTGGTCCTGGGGATGATTATGATGATGATGGCCCGTTTTCTTAGCGAGTCAGTGGTTTTCTATTACGGTGGGGCGATGACATTGGGTATCATCGTGGTGATATTGATGCTCCTTTTCCAG GGCATGAGGCTATTACCGACGGGTCGAAAGAGTTCACTTGCAATATTTATGTACTCGTCAGTT GTGGGCCTTGGGGCCTTTCTTCTACGATATCTATCTGGGTTATTGCGTACGATACTTGTGGAGATAGGAATCAGTGAAGACATGCACAATCCT CTGGGTATACTACTTTTTGTATGCCTCGTACTAGCTGGAGCTTGGTTTGGTTATTGGGGTGTCCGCAAACTTGTACTGACAGAAGATGGATTGGTTGATTCTGGTGTGGCTT TTGTTGAATGGGCAATCTATATACTATCAGCTGTGATGATTCTTCAG AGCTCTCTGGACATCCTTTTCGCTGCTGAGGTGCTTGGATTTGCTATTATAGTTTTCAGCAATAACGAGGACACATGGGAAGGCAAGATTTCTACGTCGATTGTTCAG GCGGATGATCAAGAGCATTAA